taaataaagtacatttacacaTACATTtacgggctgcacggtggtgtggtggttagcactgttgcctcacagcaagaaggttccaggttcaacacccagctggggcctttctgtgtggagtttgcatgttctccccgtgtatgcgtgggttctctctgggtactccggcttcctcccactgtccaaaaaatcatgcatgttaggttgaccacctgctggtggtggtcGGAGGGGCCGATGGCGCCGGTGCATGGCAGCCTCGCCTCCGtcagtgtgccccagggcagctgtggctacaatccagtagtctgccaccatcagcatagcactttgagattccgcatgaaatgaaaagtgctttacaaatgtaattgattattattattatacatatgTAAGGCTATATGTCTCTTTCCGCCTGTAGATAGTCTTTGCGGTCTTCGTATGACACTTAGACCGTGTCCTCTGCCGGCATGCCGGCCCTGTATTGGAATGAAGTTTTTATTTGTATCACACTTTTTTCAAATGCAACtcaatatgaaggactaaatcAGTCATTGTAAAAaaggtgaagacaaaaaaaaacaattaaatagattatatgtaaataaattgaaatataaatGCTACTTTGCAAAATGCAAACACATAAAACAAGTTTGGGGATAAAAATAAGACCTAACTCACTACATGGTGGACTAAAAAGTGcattagaggaaaaaaaatcaaaaacctACTTCATGGGCTCAGTAATTACTCATCTGTTACATACTCGCACTCGAGCCTGTGAAGTTTGCCGCACCAACTAATTTCCTAACTCTTATTAGGAAATATAAAGCAGTGTTTTCAGCATTTCGATGCAGGTTCTAAACAAGTGGAGCTTGTTTGGATATGGTTAGTTTAATCCAGTGGTTCCCAAGTGGTAACAGCCCTTTAAAGGCTCTCCAGATAAATCTAAGGGGGTGTGAGATGTTTGATGTGAGTGGAGGAAGGTGCCCCAGTTTGTTCTTTGGCAACTCATCATTGTTTTGTCCCTGGTTCTGTTTGTTCTGCTGCAAACAGAAGTCACTACCGTCCTCCAGGTGGAGGTGGCTGTTGCCTGCCTGTAGGGGCTGCACCTCAGTCATCTCAGGTGGCCTGGAAACCCCCATCTGCCACTGCAACACACACTGAAAGCAACAGTTTTATTTTTGGAGTGGCTGCAGGCACCGCGGCTCGCTCGCTTACGCTCCAGTTCATTTCATGATGAGACGGCCCTGTGGCACTCTGAGCCGGGATTAACAAGCAGAGAGCAGTTTGTCCTGTCAGCCGCTCGCTGAAGGTAAACCAGTCAAACTCAGTGTCTGTTGATTGACAAGCTGTGTGATCTTGACCAATTCGTCAGGTGATGACCTGCAAATATGGCGTAGGATTTGACAGCACGTGCACAATTTGTACTCTTAAATGCATGATGCATATCAGGCATTATGGCATATCCTAAGCTTGCAATGAAGTGTTAAACTTATTCTATGTTTATGCATCATTTTGTGCTTTGACATTTAAATGTAAACACCACACTGATTACCCTTTTAGTCTATTCGTGGCCTTTTAACTCACTTAAACTCCTTCCTTTGCAGCCCATTCGGCATAAAACAAGCAACCTTTTTTTCCACCTCAGGTAAGTGTTTTAGATTCCTAACGTGGCAGTCGGATAACCGTTAAAAAACCCTCCACTTTGCCTAAATAATTCTTCAAAACCAAGACAGAGGTCATGGCCTAGTTTTATCACAAAGCTAATCTTATACTTTCCTCTTTTGAGCTGCACCAGTGGAAACCTCCCAGATGTCCAACCCCGGAGCCTTAAATGGGGGACGTTTCACGTGTCAGCTTGACACTGTGGTGGCAGGAGTCACTTTGACTACTGGGATTCATAACAAACATTCACTCAAAACCACGCGAACGTCTTAGGTTGCTGGATTTTTGAGTCAgataaaaaagaattaaaagagATCTTTTTCTGCTCCAGCTCCTTCATTTTAAACATTCAGGTGCTAAACGGTTAAACGTGCAGGACATATCAGAATAGATCAATATCCCTTGCCTGGCCTTCTCTTAGGCCACACTGGTTCTAGTATGACAGATAAAAATTTAAGAGATATTGTCACTGGAAACACGAGGCTAAGCTCGCATTTGGAGCTGGATTTGCGCCTGAGATAGATATCCAGCGAACTGTGACTGTGACTTCAGCGAGTGCAGGACAGCAGGCAGCAGGTGCTCGGTGTCAGGATGTTTGCTCTTATTTCCCCCCCGGGCTAAAATTAGACCGTGGATCTTTTCTAGTACCAAAGGCACTCGAATATTCCAAGAAAAAGAGAACAATTCAGCTGATGTTGCCACTCAAGTCAACTAAGTTGAAGTAAAATCAAAGTGACTTATTCATAATTAACTGAATAACGATCTTTTCAGGTGATCTTGAAAATATACACCTATTCTGAgcctcatttaaaaaaacaaaaacattagcGTAATCCTGTAATCATGTATTTTATATGTATCATCTGTGTAATTATGTTTTGGATCTTGATCCTTACCAGTGATGTCTAGTAAATGTGTTTGGACCCACATGTACAATTTAAGCCTATTTTGCTTTGTACATTAGCTAGACGCTAACGTCTTCCTTCCTGCACAAACCTGTTGACCTTCCTGTATGTGTCAGTCATCTTCCTTAGGGTTTACTTTTGTTTCACTCAGTAGTCTTTTTTAGTCTCCTTGAACGACTATTTTAATAAGcaatttgtcttcatttaaaatTAGCCTTTTCAAAAGAAGCAGCTCCGCATGCCATTCTATTTCCAATAGTTGAGGCTTCTTGTAGCCATGCAGCATCTTCAGGACCCAATTCAGAGTTTTGGAATCAGCTAATGAGCCTGTTGTCACAGTTTCCTAAAGCCAAATGGAGCCTTTTCTCAGAGCCATCAGAATGGGTTATGTAAGTACAGCTGGTAGGCAGCTAAATGGCAACGCTACAATAAAAGATATAAACTTTCTAATAACAAATCAAACATCTGTAATcggttttattgattttattttatttatttaccttgAGATATCAGTCAAATGATAAAATGAATATCCGTTGAGAttaaacacagaaagaaaatgtatattttgcagaattaggccgatttcagaccagagcgtggcgtggcggcagcgaaacgacggcagtcttacgccggttatcaggcggtgtgttcaacttggcttttcacaccggacagtccacggccctgtctgcattccccattcatttcaacgggacaccgccggcagccgccggccgctgccgtccaaattccgctcgagttctattttccaaaagcagcgcgggacggaggcgtctccgcgccgctaccgcccgactaccgccgcgtcggtgtgcaaggacagatctgtttccatgtattttcacctccgccggtgaaaatcgcttccgttccgccacgctttgtcgccctggtctgaaatggcccttaCGACGACAGACTTACAGGAAGTAACAGGATTTAAGTTCTTATTCAGCTTAAAActtgaaacacagaaaatgggGAAGTGATAGTGGCTTTTCCTCAGTAATCCAAACACGTGTTTCACAAATCTTCGTAGTACTGTCCAgctgtgaagaaaaagaaaacattatcAGCTTTTATACTGTTCAGATTAACTACTTCAGTTAAAAATATGAATCTATacatttaataaaaacaaacaaagagcaCATTTGGGGGCTCCTCAGATTACAGACCAATGGAAATGTTCTTTTTTGGCTCAACTTGGGTTGTGGAATTAGACCCATGAATATTTCTTGCCCCTTCTGGAAACAGAACCTTATCAAAGCTCTTCAATGACTGCTAAATGATCTAGTTGAGTTAAGCTATAAGAAGCATagtcaaaatgttttttccaTCAGTATCGTTAGTGAGGTGATGTTTGATGCTTTCTTTGATCTATTTTTCGACCAAACTAACTCTATCTAGGTACTTGTAGTCACTAACAATAAATTTCAAGCATTTGTTTTATCAGGCATATATGATTAAATAAACTGTATCATGATGTGAATTATATAAATTTActaagtttaaaattttttctCAGTTCTCGTTCACATTTTTCAGTATCAACTGATGTGATCCATCTTACAGGAGTATGAAATGCTGATGGAGTTCTGCTACAGTAATGGATTTGAGCCTGACCTTTCCCAGCAGTATCCTCCACCCTTACTGCCAAAACCGGGTAAAGACAACGCAAGGCTTCAGAAACTCAAGAAGAAGAGAGCCAAGAAAAAAGGCAGTCTATCTCAGACCCCCATCCCCTTCCGatcctgtttgtcacctgtcaaTGAAGCAAGCACAGACCTCGAGCACAGTGACCAGCCCAGCCCACCCAAGACACCAGATTCTGTCTACATCGCAGACTCTTCAGTATCCAGTTTCCCCTTTGGCTCTTTCTATGATCCCTCTGCATCTGCATTCCTTCAACCTCAGAGCAGCCCCAATGGACAAACTGGCAGTTTACAGCCTCAGTCCCACGCACCTCTTATCAGGACCCCCGAAGACCAGGTGGCTCCGCTGTTTGAGTGCTCCTCTTTCTTATTCGATGATGAGACTCCTTTCATGATACCACCTTCAACACCGGCACCATTATTGCTACAAGAGAAGGTTCCAGCACAATGCCTTCCCTCTGTTTTCAAGTTCAACATGACATCAACTTCCCAAGGGTCAGTCACAACAGACTCTCCAGTTGCTATGTTGCAGCCCAGCCCTAAAATATCAACTCACAGCCTGACCCTATCCCCTGTCAACCCCAACTCTGGCCCAGGCCCTTCTCATGTTGCAGAACTACCTCCTGTTCCAGTGCTACTATCAAATTCAAGCGCTCATACACAACCTTTTATTCCCAGCCAGAGGGAGACAAATGCTGATATAAAGGACAACCCTCCAAGCCAGACGTGGTCTTGGACCGCCAGACCCACCAGCAATGGAAACTGTGTTCTTCGCCAGATGCCCTCCGAAATAACTGCCTCAAAAATATCCcttgttgaagcagggaaagaGACAAGGGCTGAAGCCACACTAGCTAAGATTTATACGTCAAACGCGACATTTTCTGAGATCTCTAAACCTATCTCTGTACAGGACCTCACAGTAATAGACCCAGCCTACCAAGAATCATTCTATTCTACATACAGGGAGAAAACTGCTGTGTCAGTGGTTAACACTGATCAGAAACTATCTTCAACTAGAACCCAGAGTGGGAGACCTCGGACTCCAGCTTACACAACTACTGGAATACCCACACCCGTTTTTGAAATATCAAAACCCAACCCACTTTTATTTACTGAAAGTCCTGTCTTCAACTCCTACCAGGATTTACAAGAACCTGCTATTCTGAAAGAGGTACTAAAAAGGAAATCAGCAAGTCAAGCTAGAACTATGAGTAAACCTCCAACTGCCAAAGATGAATGGATGCAGACTGGTGTTGATAACATAACCTCCATCAAACAGATCGACAGTTATAAAGAGATAGAGATTTCCAACACAAGACGAAGTACAATAAATCTAAGTCTGTCAAATCCTGAGCCGTACCCCTGGGAGAACATGACTACATCTGACTTCCCTGTGCTCAAACCAATGCTGACAGCATCTGTCAACCCAAAcgtaaaagcagaagtttcagaaaacaaagcttcatctTTGCCGAAGGTTCCATCCTTTCTTTCTATACCAAAGAATCTCAACCTTACACAAGTGATTTCTGTGCAAGCGCCACCAAGTCCAAGGCCAGCTGTCTCCACCCATCGTCCTCCTGTGGTGGACGCACGCAAATCTTTGACATCACTATTGGAGTCTCAAATGTCATTAGCAACCTCAAAGCACAAATCCCGGTCTACATATTATGGGCTCACTCCAGCTGAGTATGTTGCCCATGGTGGAATTAGGACTATCGCATCCCGCCACAGCCCTGTACCCCCCAGGATTGATGAAACATCTTCAGACATAATCCAATCTAACATATCTACAGATGGATCACATGTCTCAAAGCATGAAGAGCAGCTCAATGGACATGAGGATATACCCCCTACAGATCACAGCATACAATCATCTACGAACCATTCAGGACTTTCAGCTGAACGGATTGTCACAGATAGCAAAGATGTCATTGAGGAAACTCAGTCTGGAACTCAGAGTACTGGAATACAGTCTCTTAAAACATCTAATATGGACACAATAAAACCTGAGCTTCCCTTTGGCTTGGCAATGAAAACAATTCAACAAACCACAAGTGATGTACCAACACCAAAAGCCTCATATTCTGAGGCTCCAATACCAGTACCTAAAGCAGGTGAGGTACACATACAAAGTGTGGCACAGTTTTCTATAGAGGAAGGTCTAAAAATGGCTCCATGCCCGAATGATGGCAGTGATCTGTTGAATTCTTCTTCTCCCTCAGTTAATGATTCAAATACAGAAATACAGCAAAAAGCAAAAGTGGCAGAAGTCCTTGACAAAGTTTTCAATCCTGTTAAAACACCTCCAATTTACAATAAAACTTATAGTGGAGAATTCAATGTTACAAATACAAAAGAACAATTTGGAAAAATAGAAATAGCTCCACTTGAAATCAGTCCGTCAACAGTCCGTCATGTCAATATTCAACCTGCTGCCAATGCTGTTAAAAACATAGCCATTCAATCTACTGTCACAGAGTTTGAGCCCAAATTCTCAGATGTTTCTGCTATGAAGGGTGTATTCATCTTACAATCCACCAAACCAGCTTCAGAAACCCTACTATTCAGCAAAGTAGCCAATGAAGACATCTTAGacaaacaaaaggaagaggtcaACAACAAAACTAAACTGAGCAGAGATATTTTTCTGCCAAATAAGACAAACACAGGGAACACTTTGCCTTCTGTGGCTGCTAATACAGAACGTACACTCGATAATAGAGACACCAGAACACAGTTCTCCCAAGAACCAGATATCATGACCATAGGATCAATGTTGCCTCATAAGCCTGTTACAGCATCCATATGTTCAACACAGTATAATATCTGCACCATAGCTTCGCCTGAGAGGAGCACCAAATTTGTTCATGCACAAGTTAGCAGAAGTAACCAATCTGTAGAAAACAAGATCCACCAAATTTCCTCACCAAATATACCTGCTTTAAATACTATTTCAACAGAAACTAAATTGGTTGCCTCACATGCTGCAGCAAACAAATCCCAGAATTTTTcagattttaatttctttttagaCTCAAATGTGCCAACAAAAGAGCCAGAAAGGTTAGCCACTAATACCACACATGTTCCTGTAAATCCACAGACTAAGAAAGGATGGAGTGGCAACGGTAAACTTGTGCAAGAAGAAACAAGTTTCAATTCAAATTCCTACACAGTTACAGGAGTGACCACACAGGAAATGGAAACCAGTCTCGTCAGCGCAGAAAACATTCAAACAAAACCAGCCTCAAACCTTTTAAAAGCAAACATGACCATGCTTAGCAGTGAAAACAAACTTTCGAATATGCTGCCCCCAAACCAACTTAGATCTTCCACAGATCCGATTTCACTAGGACAACATGGAGCATTTGAGACTATTCAACAAAAAATTCCACAGTCAAGCAATCTCAATTTTGGAGGCAATTTTCATGGCATTACAACCACTGAAAGCAATGTCTCCTACAAGCATCACAAAGAAGTTGCAATGCCAATAATGGCAGACTCAGCTGTGAGTGTTAAACCAACATTTAACACTATGCAGACCAATAAATCTATGGTACCCTCTAGCCCGACCATGAGGCACATTCCACCAAAAAGCCCTAAGATTAAATCTGAGAGGCAATCTTCTGCAAAGCCTTCCACGAAAGAAGTATCAGTTCCTGCCCCTATTAATGGTAAACTGACTCCAACTCTTTTTGCTATGAACAGATCACAAGAGACACCACGGCATGAAATTACCGCTAAAATGACTGGAAAAGAGAAATTACCTCTCATTCAACCAATTATAGATAATCAATATTTAGCAAGTCCactcacaaaaacaaacaaccctACAGCATCTACGATAGAGACGGCAGCTTCCGTTTCTGCAGTTGAGACGAACACATCTTTGATCTGCGCTGAACAGCAAATCTCACAAAAAGTAAAACTAAGTCAAATCAATTTGCCTGGAAATGATTTTCTAAATTCGGTTAAATCCCAGACCTTAATGAAACAATTTAGTTCCGTCACCGAATCAAAAGCCTCTGTTGAAACTAACAGTCACACTGTAAATTCTCCATCTCTTTCATGTGTTGCTTTAAACAACCACACTTCTAAAAATATCCAGACTCTTAATGAAGCCACCAAAGATTTTAAAGCCCCATTAAGCCCACCAAATGCAACTAGACCTAGGAGTGTAACAAGATCTTCCCCTCTACCAGAGCCAAGAGAGATTAATACAAGTAAACGGTATACTCCCACTTTACCTCAGTTCCCTCAAAGCCCCCTCTCTTTCATGCATTTGACAGAGACAAAACCTTCATCAGTTGCTATGAAAGACGAGATAAACCCATCCGTTACGTCTTTTCAAAATAATACCCGACCTAGCACTGGCCTGCAGCCTGCTATGACAGCTGCAGAGAATAACTTAAAGCCAGAAATAAAATTGCTCACTGCTAAGGACACATCAGTCCCGGAGGTAATGGGACATTCCCCTATGAACAATATAAAAACAGCCAATTCATTTATAGAAGGAACACTCTCCCCACTAGTCACTGAAGGTAGCGTGCCCACCCAACATGCTGACCCTGATCTAAGTAGTacaaccactctgaaaacaaaacCTCCCA
This Odontesthes bonariensis isolate fOdoBon6 chromosome 1, fOdoBon6.hap1, whole genome shotgun sequence DNA region includes the following protein-coding sequences:
- the LOC142381274 gene encoding uncharacterized protein LOC142381274 isoform X1, coding for MLMEFCYSNGFEPDLSQQYPPPLLPKPGKDNARLQKLKKKRAKKKGSLSQTPIPFRSCLSPVNEASTDLEHSDQPSPPKTPDSVYIADSSVSSFPFGSFYDPSASAFLQPQSSPNGQTGSLQPQSHAPLIRTPEDQVAPLFECSSFLFDDETPFMIPPSTPAPLLLQEKVPAQCLPSVFKFNMTSTSQGSVTTDSPVAMLQPSPKISTHSLTLSPVNPNSGPGPSHVAELPPVPVLLSNSSAHTQPFIPSQRETNADIKDNPPSQTWSWTARPTSNGNCVLRQMPSEITASKISLVEAGKETRAEATLAKIYTSNATFSEISKPISVQDLTVIDPAYQESFYSTYREKTAVSVVNTDQKLSSTRTQSGRPRTPAYTTTGIPTPVFEISKPNPLLFTESPVFNSYQDLQEPAILKEVLKRKSASQARTMSKPPTAKDEWMQTGVDNITSIKQIDSYKEIEISNTRRSTINLSLSNPEPYPWENMTTSDFPVLKPMLTASVNPNVKAEVSENKASSLPKVPSFLSIPKNLNLTQVISVQAPPSPRPAVSTHRPPVVDARKSLTSLLESQMSLATSKHKSRSTYYGLTPAEYVAHGGIRTIASRHSPVPPRIDETSSDIIQSNISTDGSHVSKHEEQLNGHEDIPPTDHSIQSSTNHSGLSAERIVTDSKDVIEETQSGTQSTGIQSLKTSNMDTIKPELPFGLAMKTIQQTTSDVPTPKASYSEAPIPVPKAGEVHIQSVAQFSIEEGLKMAPCPNDGSDLLNSSSPSVNDSNTEIQQKAKVAEVLDKVFNPVKTPPIYNKTYSGEFNVTNTKEQFGKIEIAPLEISPSTVRHVNIQPAANAVKNIAIQSTVTEFEPKFSDVSAMKGVFILQSTKPASETLLFSKVANEDILDKQKEEVNNKTKLSRDIFLPNKTNTGNTLPSVAANTERTLDNRDTRTQFSQEPDIMTIGSMLPHKPVTASICSTQYNICTIASPERSTKFVHAQVSRSNQSVENKIHQISSPNIPALNTISTETKLVASHAAANKSQNFSDFNFFLDSNVPTKEPERLATNTTHVPVNPQTKKGWSGNGKLVQEETSFNSNSYTVTGVTTQEMETSLVSAENIQTKPASNLLKANMTMLSSENKLSNMLPPNQLRSSTDPISLGQHGAFETIQQKIPQSSNLNFGGNFHGITTTESNVSYKHHKEVAMPIMADSAVSVKPTFNTMQTNKSMVPSSPTMRHIPPKSPKIKSERQSSAKPSTKEVSVPAPINGKLTPTLFAMNRSQETPRHEITAKMTGKEKLPLIQPIIDNQYLASPLTKTNNPTASTIETAASVSAVETNTSLICAEQQISQKVKLSQINLPGNDFLNSVKSQTLMKQFSSVTESKASVETNSHTVNSPSLSCVALNNHTSKNIQTLNEATKDFKAPLSPPNATRPRSVTRSSPLPEPREINTSKRYTPTLPQFPQSPLSFMHLTETKPSSVAMKDEINPSVTSFQNNTRPSTGLQPAMTAAENNLKPEIKLLTAKDTSVPEVMGHSPMNNIKTANSFIEGTLSPLVTEGSVPTQHADPDLSSTTTLKTKPPIQQVETRPSSAAVEIKPSVVKTESSKSPSPTQVSSHMNNVQPSTEKPLENKSPAKPATDTVMKPPVVKAAVIDSATPASLPQASVSVKAPSPNRGLSPPSQQKTGIKGKDVLKTNAAPTETPAVEASTKSATSTASSTSDDKFVTKGTSPTSAAPKSALKLKGLKGKLSGWTRLKKHMVVEPDEPTFPELEAKPQINSSGSDEKTSAVCDMPVADQAANQEVIENKEGPKALKMWDALLFQMFSTKEKIMHQITNNNKDAGQKKLSKDNPTEVPSFVSRLPILLYSPRFDARKLKEAAEKPLTKIAAAFEIGLIKRKSQEDERKDFNRTAKGFGMRKTADATDETQEL
- the LOC142381274 gene encoding uncharacterized protein LOC142381274 isoform X2 → MLMEFCYSNGFEPDLSQQYPPPLLPKPGKDNARLQKLKKKRAKKKGSLSQTPIPFRSCLSPVNEASTDLEHSDQPSPPKTPDSVYIADSSVSSFPFGSFYDPSASAFLQPQSSPNGQTGSLQPQSHAPLIRTPEDQVAPLFECSSFLFDDETPFMIPPSTPAPLLLQEKVPAQCLPSVFKFNMTSTSQGSVTTDSPVAMLQPSPKISTHSLTLSPVNPNSGPGPSHVAELPPVPVLLSNSSAHTQPFIPSQRETNADIKDNPPSQTWSWTARPTSNGNCVLRQMPSEITASKISLVEAGKETRAEATLAKIYTSNATFSEISKPISVQDLTVIDPAYQESFYSTYREKTAVSVVNTDQKLSSTRTQSGRPRTPAYTTTGIPTPVFEISKPNPLLFTESPVFNSYQDLQEPAILKEVLKRKSASQARTMSKPPTAKDEWMQTGVDNITSIKQIDSYKEIEISNTRRSTINLSLSNPEPYPWENMTTSDFPVLKPMLTASVNPNVKAEVSENKASSLPKVPSFLSIPKNLNLTQVISVQAPPSPRPAVSTHRPPVVDARKSLTSLLESQMSLATSKHKSRSTYYGLTPAEYVAHGGIRTIASRHSPVPPRIDETSSDIIQSNISTDGSHVSKHEEQLNGHEDIPPTDHSIQSSTNHSGLSAERIVTDSKDVIEETQSGTQSTGIQSLKTSNMDTIKPELPFGLAMKTIQQTTSDVPTPKASYSEAPIPVPKAGLSLSQSSISKQRTVTAISAKNWNQRQGCSEDQCCTNGNASSRSLHEVSDINCIFN